The Streptomyces sp. SS1-1 genome has a segment encoding these proteins:
- a CDS encoding ABC transporter ATP-binding protein, giving the protein MTPPPGSLLAASELRKAYGPTVALDGADFSIHPGEVVAVMGPSGSGKSTLLHCLAGIVPPDSGSIVYNGRELATMNDAQRSALRRSEFGFVFQFGQLVPELTCVENVALPLRLNGTPRKEAERAALTWMERLEVDDLRKKRPGEVSGGQGQRVAVARSLVTGPRVLFADEPTGALDSLNGERVMELLTDAARSTNAAVVLVTHEARVAAYSDREIVVRDGKSRDMERVV; this is encoded by the coding sequence GTGACTCCGCCCCCCGGCTCCCTGCTCGCGGCCTCCGAGCTGCGCAAGGCCTACGGCCCGACCGTCGCCCTCGACGGCGCGGACTTCTCCATCCACCCCGGCGAGGTCGTCGCCGTCATGGGCCCCTCCGGCTCCGGCAAGTCCACGCTGCTGCACTGCCTGGCCGGCATCGTCCCGCCCGACTCGGGGTCCATCGTCTACAACGGGCGCGAGCTGGCCACCATGAACGACGCCCAGCGCAGCGCCCTGCGCCGCTCGGAGTTCGGGTTCGTCTTCCAGTTCGGCCAGCTCGTCCCCGAGCTGACCTGCGTCGAGAACGTCGCCCTGCCGCTGCGCCTCAACGGCACCCCCCGCAAGGAGGCCGAGCGGGCCGCGCTCACCTGGATGGAGCGCCTGGAGGTCGACGACCTGCGCAAGAAGCGGCCCGGCGAGGTCTCCGGCGGTCAGGGGCAGCGCGTCGCCGTCGCCCGCTCGCTGGTCACCGGTCCGCGGGTGCTCTTCGCCGACGAGCCGACCGGAGCGCTCGACTCCCTCAACGGCGAGCGCGTGATGGAGCTGCTGACGGACGCCGCACGCTCCACCAACGCCGCCGTCGTGCTCGTCACGCACGAGGCGCGGGTCGCCGCCTACTCCGACCGCGAGATCGTCGTGCGCGACGGCAAGTCCCGGGACATGGAGCGCGTCGTATGA
- a CDS encoding carboxymuconolactone decarboxylase family protein, with protein MSLDSLKSRLPGYAHDLRRNLDAVVGRSGLTEQQLWGTVLATAIASRSPVVLRELAPEAKARLSPGAYTAAKSAAAVMAVNNVFHRTRHLLSDPAYGGLRTGLRMNVLGDPGVDRIDYELWSLAVSAINACGLCLDAHERVLRKAGVDRETVQDAFRIASVVQAVGVTLDAEAVLEDVE; from the coding sequence ATGTCCCTGGACTCCCTGAAGTCCCGTCTGCCGGGCTACGCCCACGACCTGAGGCGCAACCTCGACGCCGTCGTCGGCCGTTCGGGCCTCACCGAGCAGCAGCTGTGGGGCACGGTGCTGGCCACCGCGATCGCCTCCCGCTCCCCCGTCGTGCTGCGCGAGCTGGCGCCGGAGGCGAAGGCCCGTCTGTCGCCCGGGGCGTACACGGCGGCGAAGTCCGCGGCGGCGGTGATGGCGGTGAACAATGTCTTCCACCGCACCCGGCACCTGCTGTCCGACCCCGCCTACGGCGGCCTGCGCACGGGCCTGCGGATGAACGTCCTCGGCGACCCGGGGGTGGACAGGATCGACTACGAGCTGTGGTCCCTCGCCGTGTCCGCGATCAACGCCTGCGGTCTGTGCCTGGACGCGCACGAGCGGGTGCTGCGCAAGGCGGGCGTGGACCGGGAGACGGTCCAGGACGCCTTCAGGATCGCGTCGGTGGTCCAGGCCGTCGGCGTCACGCTGGACGCCGAGGCCGTGCTGGAGGACGTCGAGTAG
- a CDS encoding PadR family transcriptional regulator, producing MSIGHTLLGLLESGPRHGYDLKRAFDEKFGHDRPLHYGQVYSTMSRLLKNGLVEVDGIEPGGGPERKRYAITDAGVTDVQRWLATPEKPEPYLQSTLYTKVVLALLTRRDAADILDTQRAEHLRMMRILTDRKRKGDLADQLICDHALFHLEADLRWLELTAARLDKLAEVVVK from the coding sequence ATGTCCATCGGTCACACCCTCCTAGGGCTCCTGGAGTCGGGCCCCCGTCACGGCTACGACCTGAAGCGGGCCTTCGACGAGAAGTTCGGTCACGACCGGCCGCTGCACTACGGCCAGGTCTATTCGACGATGTCCCGTCTGCTGAAGAACGGCCTCGTCGAGGTCGACGGCATCGAGCCCGGAGGCGGGCCCGAGCGCAAGCGGTACGCGATCACCGACGCCGGCGTCACCGACGTCCAGCGGTGGCTCGCGACCCCGGAGAAGCCGGAGCCGTACCTCCAGTCGACCCTCTACACCAAGGTCGTCCTCGCCCTGCTGACCCGGCGCGACGCGGCCGACATCCTCGACACCCAGCGTGCCGAGCACCTGCGCATGATGCGCATCCTCACCGACCGCAAGCGCAAGGGCGACCTGGCCGACCAGCTGATCTGCGACCACGCGCTCTTCCACCTGGAGGCCGACCTGCGCTGGCTGGAGCTGACCGCCGCCCGTCTCGACAAGCTGGCGGAGGTGGTGGTCAAGTGA
- a CDS encoding SPFH domain-containing protein codes for MPNDRNDTPTAAAADVPQMPAPRVREVAAHSIGGGLALLLGLVGLLVGAGMVAGATAATGNGGKAALIIGGVLVAIAALLAMSGLNMVAPGEARVVQLFGRYRGTIRQDGLRWVNPFTSRTKISTRVRNHETAVLKVNDAYGNPIELAAVVVWRVEDTAQATFEVDDFLEFVSTQTEAAVRHIAIEYPYDAHDEAGLSLRGNAEEITEKLAAELHARVEAAGVQIIESRFTHLAYAPEIASAMLQRQQAGAVVAARRQIVDGAVGMVEAALARISERDIVELDEERKAAMVSNLMVVLCGDRAPQPVLNTGTLYQ; via the coding sequence ATGCCGAACGACAGGAACGACACGCCGACGGCCGCCGCGGCCGACGTGCCGCAGATGCCGGCGCCGCGCGTGCGCGAGGTCGCCGCCCACAGCATCGGCGGCGGGCTCGCCCTGCTGCTGGGCCTGGTCGGGCTGCTGGTGGGCGCGGGGATGGTCGCCGGCGCCACGGCGGCCACCGGGAACGGCGGCAAGGCGGCCCTGATCATCGGGGGCGTCCTGGTCGCGATCGCCGCGCTGCTCGCGATGTCCGGGCTGAACATGGTCGCGCCGGGCGAGGCCCGGGTGGTGCAGCTCTTCGGGCGCTACCGGGGGACGATCCGGCAGGACGGCCTGCGCTGGGTGAACCCGTTCACCTCGCGCACGAAGATCTCGACGCGGGTGCGCAACCACGAGACGGCCGTCCTGAAGGTCAACGACGCCTACGGCAACCCGATCGAGCTGGCCGCGGTCGTGGTGTGGCGGGTCGAGGACACCGCGCAGGCCACCTTCGAGGTGGACGACTTCCTGGAGTTCGTCTCGACGCAGACCGAGGCGGCCGTGCGGCACATCGCCATCGAGTACCCGTACGACGCCCACGACGAGGCCGGTCTGTCGCTGCGCGGCAACGCCGAGGAGATCACCGAGAAGCTGGCCGCCGAGCTGCACGCGCGCGTGGAGGCCGCCGGTGTGCAGATCATCGAGTCGCGCTTCACGCATCTCGCGTACGCTCCCGAGATCGCCTCCGCGATGCTCCAGCGCCAGCAGGCCGGCGCGGTCGTCGCGGCCCGCCGGCAGATCGTCGACGGCGCGGTGGGCATGGTCGAGGCGGCACTCGCGCGGATCTCCGAGCGGGACATCGTGGAGCTGGACGAGGAGCGCAAGGCGGCGATGGTGTCGAACCTGATGGTGGTGCTGTGCGGCGACCGGGCTCCGCAGCCGGTCCTCAACACCGGGACGCTCTACCAGTGA
- a CDS encoding ABC transporter permease, protein MNVRQWARDLGMGVRFAFVGGREGWVRALLTAVGVGLGVALLLLTTAVPSMQSVRHDRESARADIDYSRLDKKANDHSLLIADMDTDWRNKDIRGRGIEREGAKAEPPPGVDSFPAVGEMVVSPALERLLKSDDAALLRERLPEKIVGTIGESGLIGSQELAFFRGADGLAKEIDGARVARIDRFGDTSPAETETDPVLLLLVIVVFVVLLLPVGVFIAAAVRFGGERRDRRLAALRLVGSDGRMVRRVAAGEALAGAVLGLVLGTVFFLIGRQIAGSVEVFGISVFPSYLDPSPALALLVGVAVPAAAVVVTLFAMRGVVIEPLGVVRTAKPARRRLWWRLLMPLGGLAMLWPMIGQGRENGTFNAYLVVGGVLLLLIGVTTLLPWVVEAVVSRLGSGGVAWQLAVRRLQLSSGTAARMVNGVAVAVAGAIALQMLFAGVESDYTKDSGKDVARAQMEVSLSRHAELGTAVERFRTTKGIKDVFAYDRGYAGDRRKEPELGLEVSVGDCASLRQVAVLPSCKDGDAFYVSDAEWDTDTPKLAKQPGRTMYLDPSYEGGARQQEIAFTIPKGLRPAHSREDLTGGTRGGLLLTPKALAPSAAPALRGQVYLQFDQSVPDVQEYARNAAAAADPLSYPMNWYATETSSRYATIRTGLFVGAVCVLTLIGASLLISQLEQLRDRKKLLSSLVAFGTRRRTLSLSVLWQTAIPITLGLLLSAVVGLTLGTVLLKMTGTPVAVDWASMLSMTGAGAAVIIVVTLLSLPPLMRLMRPDGLRTE, encoded by the coding sequence ATGAACGTGCGTCAGTGGGCCAGGGACCTCGGCATGGGGGTCCGGTTCGCCTTCGTCGGCGGCCGAGAGGGATGGGTCCGTGCCCTGCTGACAGCGGTCGGCGTCGGCCTCGGTGTGGCGCTGCTGCTGCTCACCACCGCGGTCCCCAGCATGCAGTCGGTCCGGCACGACCGGGAGAGCGCCCGCGCCGACATCGACTACAGCCGGCTGGACAAGAAGGCGAACGACCACAGTCTGCTGATCGCGGACATGGACACCGACTGGCGGAACAAGGACATCCGCGGCCGCGGCATCGAGCGCGAGGGCGCGAAGGCCGAGCCGCCGCCGGGCGTCGACAGCTTCCCCGCGGTCGGCGAGATGGTGGTCTCCCCCGCCCTCGAACGGCTGCTGAAGTCGGACGACGCGGCGCTGCTGCGCGAGCGGCTGCCCGAGAAGATCGTCGGCACCATCGGGGAGAGCGGGCTGATCGGCTCGCAGGAACTCGCGTTCTTCCGGGGCGCCGACGGCCTCGCGAAGGAGATCGACGGCGCCCGGGTCGCCCGGATCGACCGGTTCGGGGACACGAGCCCCGCCGAGACGGAGACCGACCCAGTCCTGCTGCTGCTCGTCATCGTCGTCTTCGTGGTGCTGCTGCTGCCGGTCGGCGTGTTCATCGCCGCGGCCGTTCGCTTCGGCGGCGAGCGGCGCGACCGGCGGCTCGCCGCGCTGCGGCTGGTCGGCTCCGACGGGCGCATGGTCCGCCGGGTCGCGGCCGGCGAGGCGCTCGCGGGTGCCGTCCTCGGCCTGGTCCTCGGCACCGTGTTCTTCCTCATCGGACGCCAGATCGCGGGCTCCGTCGAGGTGTTCGGCATCAGTGTCTTCCCGAGCTATCTGGACCCCTCCCCCGCGCTCGCCCTGCTCGTCGGCGTCGCGGTGCCCGCGGCGGCCGTGGTCGTCACCCTGTTCGCGATGCGCGGCGTGGTGATCGAGCCGCTCGGTGTGGTCCGCACGGCGAAGCCCGCGCGGCGCCGGCTGTGGTGGCGGCTGCTGATGCCGCTCGGCGGTCTGGCGATGCTGTGGCCGATGATCGGCCAGGGCCGCGAGAACGGCACCTTCAACGCGTACCTGGTGGTCGGCGGTGTGCTGCTGCTGCTCATCGGCGTCACCACGCTGCTGCCCTGGGTCGTCGAGGCGGTCGTCTCCCGGCTCGGCTCGGGCGGTGTGGCCTGGCAGCTCGCCGTCCGCCGGCTCCAGCTGAGCAGCGGCACGGCCGCCCGCATGGTCAACGGCGTCGCGGTCGCGGTGGCCGGTGCCATCGCCCTGCAGATGCTGTTCGCCGGGGTCGAGAGCGACTACACGAAGGACAGCGGCAAGGACGTCGCCCGGGCGCAGATGGAGGTGTCGCTGTCCCGGCACGCCGAACTCGGCACCGCGGTGGAGCGGTTCCGCACCACCAAGGGCATCAAGGACGTCTTCGCCTACGACCGCGGCTACGCGGGCGACCGGCGCAAGGAACCGGAGCTGGGCCTCGAGGTCAGCGTCGGCGACTGCGCGTCGCTGCGCCAGGTGGCCGTCCTGCCCTCCTGCAAGGACGGGGACGCGTTCTACGTGTCCGACGCCGAGTGGGACACGGACACCCCGAAGCTGGCCAAGCAGCCCGGACGGACGATGTACCTCGACCCGTCGTACGAGGGCGGTGCGCGGCAGCAGGAGATCGCCTTCACGATCCCGAAGGGGCTGCGGCCGGCCCACAGCCGTGAGGACCTCACGGGCGGTACGCGCGGCGGCCTCCTCCTGACGCCCAAGGCGCTCGCCCCGTCGGCCGCGCCCGCGCTGCGGGGCCAGGTGTACCTCCAGTTCGACCAGTCCGTCCCGGACGTGCAGGAGTACGCGCGGAACGCGGCGGCCGCGGCCGACCCGCTGTCGTACCCGATGAACTGGTACGCCACGGAAACGTCCAGTCGCTACGCCACCATCCGCACCGGTCTGTTCGTCGGCGCCGTCTGTGTCCTGACGCTGATCGGGGCGAGCCTGCTGATCTCCCAGCTGGAGCAACTGCGGGACCGTAAGAAGCTGCTGTCGTCGCTGGTCGCCTTCGGCACCCGGCGGCGGACGCTGAGCCTGTCGGTGCTGTGGCAGACCGCCATCCCGATCACCCTGGGGCTGCTGCTGTCGGCGGTGGTGGGCCTGACACTGGGCACGGTCCTGCTGAAGATGACCGGCACGCCGGTCGCCGTGGACTGGGCGAGCATGCTGTCGATGACGGGCGCCGGAGCGGCCGTGATCATCGTGGTGACGCTGCTCAGCCTGCCGCCGCTGATGCGGCTGATGCGCCCGGACGGTCTGCGCACGGAGTGA
- a CDS encoding transglycosylase domain-containing protein has protein sequence MGRAEERRARQRGGRRAAPRRSPGVPPHTGDDPSVTVVGAPPDAGGGRAAARRAANGKGANGKGRIRRLFTWKKMLGTFLGTCLLIIGAFFALYLYVDVPGDNAAAQAAQRQSNVYKYSDGSVLARAGDVNREIVDLSKVPKKVQYTFVAAENKSFYNDHGIDLKGTARGLLNTAMGKGAQGGSTITQQYVKNYYLSQEQTVSRKLKEMVISLKVDRQMTKDDILAGYINTSYYGRGAYGIQAAAQAYYRVDAEKLTVEQGAYLAALLQAPSQYDWSSASDTGKRLVTNRWNYVLDNMVEEGWLDRADRQKMTKLPVPREPKPAAGREGQKGYLIELANRQLEDQLMEQQNLTRSQAEAAVVDQGWTITLNVDKKRQAALEKAVKAELTSKLDPKKRKVDANVQAGAVSVDPKTGRIVALYGGVDYFKHYTSNATRADYQPASTFKPVILAAALEKAAQTQDGDPITADTVYDGTSKRPVVDGGTKVGFAPENEDDQDYGDITVQTAMNKSVNSVFAQMGVDVGMKDVMDVAGALGMDTAEAQAVPAQTLGTMGASPLQMAGVYATLDNHGIKVTPGILKKAEHNTRQVKIADPIGERVLSRRAADTVTSVLTGVVGDGTARQAVANNPKRSGQKVAGKTGTSDDNKSAWFTGYTPDLVTSVGLFGEDAKTHSQTKMYGAGGLPRVNGGGFPAQIWASYMFGVTRPDARFSLDTDQGAGVRSTRTPTPSDTPTTEEPTDEPTTQEPTDEPTTQEPTDDPTTQEPTDEPTTQKPTTDPTGRPTGGITLDPSKPDDEE, from the coding sequence ATGGGACGAGCGGAAGAGAGACGAGCGCGGCAGCGTGGTGGCCGCCGCGCGGCGCCCCGGCGCTCCCCCGGAGTGCCCCCGCACACCGGGGACGACCCGTCGGTGACCGTCGTCGGCGCTCCGCCGGACGCCGGAGGAGGCCGTGCCGCCGCCCGCCGCGCCGCGAACGGCAAGGGCGCGAACGGCAAGGGCCGGATACGCCGGCTGTTCACCTGGAAGAAGATGCTGGGCACCTTCCTGGGCACCTGCCTGCTGATCATCGGCGCGTTCTTCGCGCTCTACCTGTACGTCGACGTCCCCGGTGACAACGCCGCCGCCCAGGCCGCGCAGCGCCAGAGTAACGTCTACAAGTACAGCGACGGCAGCGTCCTCGCCCGCGCCGGCGACGTGAACCGCGAGATCGTGGACCTGTCCAAGGTCCCGAAGAAGGTCCAGTACACGTTCGTCGCCGCCGAGAACAAGAGCTTCTACAACGACCACGGCATCGACCTCAAGGGCACCGCCCGGGGTCTGCTCAACACCGCGATGGGCAAGGGCGCGCAGGGCGGCTCGACCATCACCCAGCAGTACGTCAAGAACTACTACCTCAGCCAGGAGCAGACGGTCAGCCGCAAGCTCAAGGAGATGGTCATCTCCCTGAAGGTCGACCGCCAGATGACCAAGGACGACATCCTCGCCGGCTACATCAACACCAGCTACTACGGCCGCGGCGCCTACGGCATCCAGGCCGCCGCCCAGGCGTACTACCGCGTCGACGCCGAGAAGCTGACCGTCGAGCAGGGCGCCTACCTCGCCGCCCTCCTCCAGGCGCCGAGCCAGTACGACTGGTCGAGCGCGTCCGACACCGGCAAGCGGCTCGTCACGAACCGCTGGAACTACGTCCTGGACAACATGGTCGAGGAAGGCTGGCTCGACCGCGCCGACCGGCAGAAGATGACCAAGCTGCCGGTGCCCAGGGAGCCCAAGCCCGCCGCCGGACGCGAGGGCCAGAAGGGCTACCTGATCGAGCTCGCCAACCGTCAGCTGGAGGACCAGCTGATGGAGCAGCAGAACCTCACCCGCTCCCAGGCCGAGGCCGCCGTCGTCGACCAGGGCTGGACCATCACCCTCAACGTCGACAAGAAGCGGCAGGCCGCCCTCGAGAAGGCCGTCAAAGCCGAACTCACCAGCAAGCTCGACCCGAAGAAGCGCAAGGTCGACGCCAACGTGCAGGCCGGCGCCGTCTCCGTCGACCCGAAGACGGGCAGGATCGTCGCCCTCTACGGCGGCGTGGACTACTTCAAGCACTACACGAGCAACGCCACCCGCGCCGACTACCAGCCCGCCTCCACGTTCAAGCCGGTGATCCTCGCCGCCGCCCTGGAGAAGGCCGCCCAGACCCAGGACGGCGACCCCATCACCGCCGACACCGTCTACGACGGCACCAGCAAGCGCCCCGTCGTCGACGGCGGGACCAAGGTCGGGTTCGCCCCGGAGAACGAGGACGACCAGGACTACGGCGACATCACCGTGCAGACGGCGATGAACAAGTCGGTCAACTCCGTCTTCGCGCAGATGGGTGTCGACGTCGGCATGAAGGACGTCATGGACGTCGCCGGCGCGCTCGGCATGGACACCGCCGAGGCCCAGGCCGTGCCCGCGCAGACCCTCGGCACCATGGGCGCCAGCCCCCTCCAGATGGCCGGCGTGTACGCCACCCTCGACAACCACGGCATCAAGGTCACCCCCGGCATCCTCAAGAAGGCCGAGCACAACACCCGCCAGGTGAAGATCGCCGACCCCATCGGCGAACGCGTCCTGTCCCGCAGGGCCGCGGACACCGTCACCTCCGTCCTGACCGGCGTGGTCGGCGACGGAACGGCCCGCCAGGCCGTCGCGAACAACCCCAAGCGCAGCGGGCAGAAGGTCGCCGGCAAGACCGGCACCTCGGACGACAACAAGTCCGCCTGGTTCACCGGCTACACCCCCGACCTGGTCACCTCGGTCGGCCTGTTCGGCGAGGACGCCAAGACCCACAGCCAGACCAAGATGTACGGCGCCGGCGGCCTCCCGCGCGTCAACGGCGGTGGCTTCCCCGCGCAGATCTGGGCCTCGTACATGTTCGGCGTCACCCGGCCCGACGCCCGGTTCAGCCTGGACACCGACCAGGGCGCCGGCGTCCGGTCGACCCGGACGCCGACCCCCTCGGACACCCCGACCACCGAGGAACCGACGGACGAGCCCACCACCCAGGAACCGACCGACGAGCCCACCACCCAGGAACCGACCGACGACCCCACCACCCAGGAGCCGACGGACGAGCCGACCACCCAGAAGCCCACGACCGACCCCACGGGCCGGCCCACGGGCGGCATCACCCTCGACCCGTCCAAGCCGGACGACGAGGAGTAG
- a CDS encoding transglycosylase SLT domain-containing protein: MLEGNRVSPISVRGFAVASATAVTAVGSVVGVASGSTAQTNDAEATAAETTLLADIPAGQQAQVQTESLSAQADVQAIAADASAKKDAEEAARKAAAQSAIEKKEAAEKAEKAAKEAKEREEAETKASRSSADFPVQSSYTVAQIQAMARQMVPADQFQCFSNIVDHESSWNYQAVNPSSGAYGLFQALPGSKMSSVGADWQTNPATQIKWGLNYMNSRYDSPCGAWSFWQANHWY; this comes from the coding sequence ATGCTGGAAGGAAACCGTGTGAGTCCGATTTCGGTCAGGGGATTCGCAGTGGCCTCGGCCACCGCGGTCACCGCTGTCGGAAGCGTCGTCGGCGTTGCCTCGGGCAGCACCGCGCAGACCAACGACGCCGAGGCGACGGCAGCCGAGACGACGCTCCTCGCGGACATACCCGCGGGCCAGCAGGCCCAGGTGCAGACCGAGTCCTTGTCGGCGCAGGCGGACGTCCAGGCCATCGCCGCGGACGCGAGCGCCAAGAAGGACGCCGAGGAGGCGGCCCGCAAGGCTGCCGCCCAGAGCGCGATCGAGAAGAAGGAAGCCGCCGAAAAGGCAGAGAAGGCGGCGAAGGAAGCCAAGGAGCGCGAGGAAGCCGAGACCAAGGCCTCCCGGTCCTCCGCCGACTTCCCCGTCCAGAGCTCCTACACCGTCGCGCAGATCCAGGCGATGGCCCGCCAGATGGTGCCGGCCGACCAGTTCCAGTGCTTCAGCAACATCGTGGACCACGAGTCCAGCTGGAACTACCAGGCCGTGAACCCGTCCTCGGGCGCCTACGGTCTCTTCCAGGCTCTGCCCGGTTCCAAGATGTCGTCCGTCGGCGCGGACTGGCAGACGAACCCGGCCACCCAGATCAAGTGGGGCCTGAACTACATGAACTCGCGCTACGACAGCCCGTGTGGCGCATGGAGCTTCTGGCAGGCCAACCACTGGTACTAG
- a CDS encoding AI-2E family transporter, whose translation MSRVPGWLGRLGAGLTEMSERLNERRAAAERESDDLPSGGPSAGPATGDAPASPGTAPRHVERSPVAAPPRPDPAQAVPWGMRVAAEAGWRLLVLAGTVWVLMRIISAVQLVVLAFVIALLLTALMQPSVAWLTRRGVPRGLATALTAILGFVVIGLMGWFVTWQVMENVDDLSDQIQDGIDELRNWLLNSPFHVTDKQINEIAENLRNAVGANTDEITSAGLEGVTVIVEALTGILLAVFSTLFLLYDGKRIWQWTLKLVPAAARPGVAGAGPRAWATLTAYVRGTVVVALIDAVFIGIGIYFLDVPMAVPLAVFIFLFSFIPLVGAVASGALAVVVALVTQGVFTGVMTLVVVLAVQQIEGHILQPFILGRAVRVHPLAVVLAVAAGGMVAGIGGAVVAVPLVAVTNTIVGYLRRYSQEMDLAAVQAPPAAAVPAPAGGPVAVEHVDGPAEGPAGDGDPAPQR comes from the coding sequence ATGTCACGAGTGCCAGGGTGGCTCGGCCGGCTCGGTGCCGGACTGACCGAAATGAGCGAACGGTTGAACGAACGCCGTGCCGCGGCCGAGCGGGAGAGCGACGACCTTCCCTCCGGAGGGCCGTCCGCCGGACCCGCGACCGGTGACGCCCCGGCGTCCCCGGGCACGGCGCCGCGCCACGTCGAGCGGTCGCCCGTGGCCGCGCCCCCGCGCCCCGACCCGGCCCAGGCCGTGCCGTGGGGCATGCGGGTCGCCGCGGAGGCGGGCTGGCGGCTGCTGGTCCTCGCCGGGACCGTCTGGGTGCTGATGCGGATCATCAGCGCCGTCCAGCTCGTCGTCCTGGCATTCGTGATCGCCCTGCTCCTGACGGCCCTGATGCAGCCCTCGGTGGCCTGGCTGACCCGGCGCGGGGTCCCGCGCGGACTGGCCACCGCCCTCACCGCGATCCTCGGGTTCGTCGTCATCGGCCTGATGGGCTGGTTCGTGACCTGGCAGGTCATGGAGAACGTCGACGACCTGTCCGACCAGATCCAGGACGGCATCGACGAACTGCGCAACTGGCTGCTCAACAGCCCGTTCCACGTCACCGACAAGCAGATCAACGAGATCGCCGAGAACCTGCGCAACGCCGTCGGCGCCAACACCGACGAGATCACCTCGGCCGGCCTCGAAGGCGTGACGGTCATCGTCGAGGCCCTCACCGGCATCCTGCTGGCCGTCTTCTCGACGCTGTTCCTGCTCTACGACGGCAAGCGGATCTGGCAGTGGACCCTCAAGCTGGTCCCGGCCGCCGCCCGCCCCGGAGTCGCGGGCGCCGGACCGCGCGCCTGGGCGACGCTCACGGCCTATGTGCGCGGCACGGTCGTGGTCGCCCTCATCGACGCCGTCTTCATCGGCATCGGCATCTACTTCCTCGACGTCCCGATGGCCGTCCCGCTGGCCGTGTTCATCTTCCTGTTCTCCTTCATCCCGCTGGTCGGCGCCGTGGCGTCGGGCGCGCTCGCGGTGGTCGTCGCCCTGGTCACCCAGGGCGTCTTCACCGGCGTCATGACCCTCGTCGTGGTGCTCGCGGTCCAGCAGATCGAGGGGCACATCCTGCAGCCGTTCATCCTCGGCCGCGCGGTCCGCGTGCATCCGCTGGCGGTCGTGCTGGCGGTGGCGGCCGGCGGCATGGTGGCCGGGATCGGCGGCGCCGTGGTGGCCGTCCCGCTGGTGGCGGTGACGAACACGATCGTGGGCTATCTGCGGCGGTACTCGCAGGAGATGGACCTGGCGGCCGTCCAGGCCCCGCCCGCGGCGGCCGTCCCCGCGCCGGCGGGCGGACCCGTCGCCGTCGAGCACGTCGACGGCCCCGCCGAGGGCCCCGCGGGTGACGGGGACCCGGCACCCCAGAGGTGA